A window of Salvia splendens isolate huo1 chromosome 8, SspV2, whole genome shotgun sequence genomic DNA:
CCGGCAGTGGTACCTGACTTTTGACAGACAGATGGAGAGACTTGGCTTCAAGAAATCTGCCTTTGATAGCTGTGTTTACATAAGGTACAAGGGAGGTAAAGCTGTTGCTTACTTGTTactttatgtggatgatatgctcatGGCAGACCCGGGTAGCACACATTGGCAAGCTTTGAAGTGGATAATGAAGTATTTGGTGGGCACACAAGATTTGGGATTGTTGTTCTGCACAGCAGACGGTGAGGATGAGCTCATAGGCtactgtgatgcagactatgctgcaaatatTGATAGCAGAAAATCCCAATCTGCCTATATCTTCAAGCTCTTTGGCACAGCAATCAGTTGGAAGTCTAATCTCCAATCTGTGGTTGCGCTCTCTACAacggaggcagagtatataTCCTTAGCAGAAGCGGTTAAAGAAGCTAAATGGCTAAAGGGAATATTGGGGGATTTTGGTGTGGTGCAAGAGGCTGTAACTATCTTGTGTGACAGCAACAGCGCCATTAGCTTGGCCAAGCACCAGACTTTCCATGAGAGAAGTAAGCACATCGACATCAAACTTCATTTTGTAAGAGATGAGATAAGCAAAGGCGTGGTGGCAGTCAAGAAGGTCCACACCTCTGAAAATGCAGCTGACATGATGACTAAACCCCTACCAAGTGCTAAGTTCGAGCATTGTTTAGACTTGGTTAACTTGACTGCAAGAAGATGAGGGAATTTTGGTGAAGGTGGAGTTTTGGCTGGCCGGATGGTGGATGcagccaaggtggagatttgttgggtTTTGGTGTGGCTGGACCAACCATCGGCCCAAGTCATTATTGAGggccgaactcgattaagctcggctaacaccgaactcgattaagctcggctaacaccgaactcgattaagctcggctaacaccgaactcgattaaccttctccaacaccgagctcgattaagctcggctaccAACCGTTGTATTTGAACAGCTCGTTCAGTTACAACGACTAGTTTTTCAGTTTTCAGTTTCACATCTTGTTTTTCTCCATATATTCGTGTGATTCAAGAAACTAGATAGAGAAGTGAATACACTTTGTGATTCTTGAGCTAGCTAGGTGAGTGATCCACAATCGAGTTGTTTTCTCCGATTGAGTAGCGAGCTAAGTGATAGTGTGTTGTAATCGCCTTCGTTTGCTTTGTATTCGTAATAATATCGTCCCACATTTGTTCGTGAATCTCGCGTCGATTCTGTATTTGATTCttcatccacaatagcgcctagcgcaccgcctagccgagcgccggcgctaggcggtgcgctaggcgaactattgcaaccgcctagccgatttcgcggaaaaaaaccgcctagcgctcggcggttccgcggcgctaggcggtgcgctaggcgatccgctaggcgctattgcagcgtccggatcgcctagcgcaccgcctagcgcgaatttttaatttatttttattacgaaacactatatatacgcgacttgcctgtcattttcattcgcaccacttgtattaacgagtactctctctatctaaatttctgtacaagattaacaacggtaaatggatctcaacaacgagcctacttcagggagtagcggatctcaaactcccccgatccccgtgggaggtggatggagtcagatgcacccgagtcagatgcacccatactacaacatgtaccattggcagcagatgatgccctgGATACCAgcggggggagtccgccgggggcgtttccggcgatgtcggggtgggcacccagtgtCCAGATGCCGTGGTGGGCACCCggaatgcagatgatgcccggggggtaTCGGCGACACAGGAgacgccgggggacgtctatcgccccattgttgatttttcgactggttcgtcgcacacatcgacgccaacggaggctgcgcctccggcccagtttgacactttctccttcgatgacttggggatagatctTTCCGGTAttccggatgctcccgttcaaacggggggcgcagggcggggtcggggcgccccaaagaagaaaggcaaggggaaaagggtcggcgagtcctcgcagccgggtgaggacgacaacgcggtacggaggaggtggacggacgcggagaacgtcgcgctgtccaaggcgtgggtgagtgtttgcgacgatcctctcgtttcgaacaaccagaggatcgtcaacttgtggggcaatatagcagcagcctaccagaggttttgcccggaggggaggccacgcaatggggaggattgccggaaggcgtgggaccgaatcagggttgcggtctcccgatttgcgggcttgtacaccaacgccctccgcatgatgagcagtgggcaaactgaggacgactgcaggaggatagcggagaaagccttccccctgaagggggtggtgtacaaggacttcacctactggaactgctatcttgtgctgaacgactccgagaagttccgagtaggtgtcgactctggctggccgaagaagaaACGACTGAACTattccggtgatttcagcggcagtagcggtggttcccacgacctccctgagacggcccaggaggtcccgactcctcgttcgtttgctcgccgtactcgcccggttgggcacaggcgggctcaacgggaggcgatgggggtcgccgggggttcacaggaggtccagtcggcatccccccttggccaatccacaacggatctcaaattcttcgcgcgtcaacaaacgcgcgctcagatggtcaagacgatggccgaatggcgggcggcggtggacctcgtggagaagagtttgcttcaaacattactcctgagcatgcaggaggatttggaggctgcacggagggaagctgccgggagtagaggcgacggcgacggcggcggaggcggaggcgatggtggcgacagcgacggaggagacgacgacgacgacgaggagtgaattattgtacttttttttaattattgtaatatttttaaattattgtactttttaaatttttaatagtattattaatgtttcccgtatatgtctcgtaaattaaattccgtatattgtgtgattgttaattatgtcattttatataattgttattagtgatgtgactattgatgtggctgggctatttatgatgtggctaggctatggctgggctatttatgatgtggtatgaggatttttagtgctgatgatatggcagtggctaggctatggctaggctattgctgggctattcctattgtggatggccttagagaACTTTTGCCCCTAATAGGATTTGAATTCGGGTGTTGCATTCATCCAATGAGAAGAACGAGTCAGTGTGTGCGTGAGTTGACCAAGCAGTAGAAAGGTTATTAATGTCCGAGGCCAAAGGTTTCGGATTCAAGTCATCCGTAACGTGatctttaaatttaagttgatttAACCATTGAAAAAAAACGAGTCAGTAGTCACTACTTATCTTTGCTATTGCATATGATAATTTTCATGATGATACAACAAATAGAAGAGTCCTGCACAATCTCATCCACAAAAGCCTTTGTTTCTTCCTCTATAACTTTAAAGAAAATTGAAGACCATAATATAAGAGAAATATTATGTTACATATTTCATGTGAATGAACATCGTTACTGAGCAATATTCTCATTTAGTCTACTTAACATTAGTTGTGGTCATTGAGCATCGTATTtagcattttttttcttctgttcTATAGTATATTTATAGTACAATTcttaatacattaaaattattattgacgtcattaattataaaaattacatgTAAATCAAAGTGTCATGATGCTTACTTTGTTCATGAATATGAGTCTTATAGTATTTCATGTTTTGCGTGTTTTAACAAATGTGAAAACAAACATGGGTAATACAATTAGTGGACAATGTGAATTCCACTTTTATATACCTGGTGCCATACCActtcaaaattttatatttttagttgaCAAAGAAAGTACTATTAATTTCTATTTGTCTATTGAGAAAACAAGCAAAAAGTGAACTTTTATTGTTGTATGGATGGAGTAAAAACATGTAGTATATACTAACATTTTTCATCAATTTTCTTTgataaagttaaataatttttaaaatataaactgGTCAAATATGAGATATCCATTGGGAGCGGAGGAAGTATATAGTTGTTGATGCAACATATAGCACCTGAGTGTAGACTTCGTGGAAAGCATGTTGGTAATTCGTTATTAGTAGTAGCTAGTAGCACTTGCCTAAATACGAATACGACATTTCTGCCAGCTTACATCTATTTATTTTGCATGCAtcttttttgaatttaaatGCTCCGAAttactatctctctctctctctctcaatttctcCCTTGAATTCGGCGAAATGAGCCTAATTTGGAGTCCGATCCCGAACACAATTATCAGCAGCAACAAGCTTATGTTCAATCCAAAGACGTTGCCGCGCCGCCCTCCCACGATCGCCGCCGTCCTCTCCCAGGACGCGCGCCTCGCCTCCACCTTCGACTTCAACCGCTACATGGAGGAGAAGGCCGCGCGCGTGGAGCGCGCCCTCGACGCCAGTGTGCCCCTCCGCGAGCCGCGCCTGGTGCACGAGGCCATGCGCTACTCGCTCCTCGCGGGCGGGAAGCGCGTGCGCCCCATCCTCTGCCTCGCGGCGTGCGAGCTCGTGGGGGGGCCCGAGGCCGCCGCGATGCCGTCCGCCTGCGCGGTGGAGATGGTCCACACCATGTCCCTCATCCACGACGACCTCCCCTGCATGGACAACGACGACCTCCGCCGCGGCAAGCCCACCAGCCACAAGGCCTTCGGCGAGGCCGTCGCCGTCCTCACAGGGGACGCCctcctctccttctccttcgAGCACGTGGCATCCGCCACGCCTCCCGGGGTGGCCCCGGACCGCGTGGTCCGGGCCATCGCGGAGCTCGGCCGCAGCATCGGCTCGGAGGGGCTGGTGGGAGGGCAGGTGGCGGACATATCCTTAGAAGGGGTGGCCGGGGTGGGGCTGGAGCAGCTGGAGTACATCCACCTGCACAAGACGGCGGTGCTGCTGGAGGCGGCGGTGGTGATGGGGGCGATCGTGGGCGGGGCGGGGGACGAGGCGGTGGAGAGGTTGAGAAAGTTCGCGCGGCGCATGGGGCTGCTGTTTCAGGTGGTGGACGACATTCTGGATGTGACGAAGTCGTCGGAGGAGCTCGGGAAGACTGCGGGGAAGGACGTGGCGACGGACAAGGCGACGTATCCGAAGCTGCTGGGGCTGGAGAAGTCGAGGGAGTTTGCGGAGGAGTTGAAGAGGGAGGCGTATGAGCAGATTGCGGGGTTTGATGAGGCTAAGGCGGCTCCTTTGCTTGCTTTGGCGGATTACATTGCTTATAGGAATAATTAGTTTGGAAAACCATCTTAATTGTTGCTTAATTATTGATCCCATCTTGTGTTTTTCACTTGTAATGTATGGTCAATAATTGGCATGGCATGGATGAAAGAATGAAGAATGACGAATGAGGAATAAATGGTTATTAAGTTGTGAGACTATCTGAGTATAagactttattttcttttaattttgcgATGAAACATAGATTATTCGTAAGAGCATTTGGCTACAGAGCATGGATAGGCGCATCGCGGTATGCCACATTGGAGGAGAGGCTCACACCAATTTCCGATTTGCTATTTGtttaaatatactatataaATTTTGTATTCTATTTATACATAAAAACAAACCTAGCATAGGGTGGACAAAGGCTTAAGATTTGCcaaactatttattactatgattttttttattttttcttaaaatttcaAGTAAACCGTTATACAAAATCTATGTGAATGATCTAAAttgattttacttcatatttttgaataaatattagAATACATAGCATCGCTACTACCAATCTTTTCTTTCCTACGTTTGTACCTAGTTGAAACAATTTTTCTAAGGCATTATATTCCATTTTAGTGTGTATAGTTGTTGATGCCTTAAACAAAAGGCTAAGGAGTTCTTATGTTTGTATGGTTTTAGATTCCATTACTAAGTTTGTAATGTTTGAGGCTAAAGTGGCAGAAATAATATGAAAAGTGAATAATGGAGCCTTAGTTGAGGTGTTATTTTCGTAGTGGAATGAGAGAATAATATGTTATACTTCTCAATGCctaaaaaatatatgaattcGATACATATGAAAATCTAATTCTATGATATAGGGTTGGGGTCTAAATATTTATCTTATTAGATGCCAACCTCTAATTGTTTTTTGGCAACCTACAGGAGACTCTATAGTTGGCCCAACCTAATCTTGGGCCAATCAGCCTAACCCGAACATAGCCTAAATAGCATTCTAGTAAATAAAATTCTAACATACCTTCCCAAAACGTGCTCATTTCTAATTCTACCCgtgttaaaaaaaagttacttcttccgtcccacaagaatatgcactatttcctttttagtccgtcccacaagaatatacactttctaattttggaaagtttttttactctaatgaggtggaactcattctctactaacaatactttaattactttttctctttacatctctcttactttaccaattttatattaaaacttgtgtggaacccaaaatgtatattctttggggacggagggagtattagatttGAAGACACAAAaactaattttgaaaatatagacagaaaaaaataaatcaattggTTAGTGTGTGTTTCAAAAAGCATAATATGTTGAttggaatttgaatttgatatctcaattacaaaaaattattttaacatTTCAATCATACTTCGGTCCTAAGTTTATCctaacaaattttaatttaaaatttaaagagATGCAACTCGGATGCATGCACCCCTTTATAATCTTGGAAGCAAATCAAGATTTAAATTTTGGGAGGtcataaaaaaaggaaagaaaagcTTGATTTTGAATCTCaccgtaaaatataaataaaaatatagtaatcAGGACATATTATCACTTTGTATCCAACCAATCATAATTGTCAAAATATTCTTTCTTCATAATTGTTTCTCTATTTTCGCCATTGTGAATGTGTTGAGACATCAAATTTGTTCTCAACTTCTCACAGTAGCTTATAAGATATTACCAATTCtcttttatattaaaataataattttccaCTCGGGGCCCACCGAAAATAAAATGCCGGTGAGCGAGAAAAAGCAAGCTCCAGTTTCAAACTAGCCGTTGCGCTTGATTTTGCGAACAAATTCAGCCAGCTCTCCACCGACGACCCTCTCTctatcatctctctctctctctctctctctctctctctctgtattCACATTCTTCTGGAAATACCCATTTGTCAGAAAACTCCTCAACATCTCCAAACTGTGAGAATTTGAAATTCTCCTGCAATGTTTACCGAAGGGCTTGATGAAAGCGCCATTGACTGGATCAAGAAGGTAACTTTTTTCATGACCCACCAAGATATTCCTTCAACCTTTCTTCTAATTCATCGCCTTCTTTCAATTCTTCACTTTGTTATGCTGCGGTGTTTATGAATTTGATTGCATCACATATATTTCCCTTGTTGCTTACTGAAATTTTGTGTTAAAGATTGAAACTTTAACCCCCGTTTGCCTGCAGGGATCGGGTTCTGAACAGTATCCATGTCGGTCGCCGTTGTCGGAGAGGATAGATACTAAATACCATCTCCCAAGATCGCCATTAGCTTACAATTCGAGTAGTTATGCTTCCTCCCATCTTTTGCCTCCGTTGAAATTTCATTCTGGATTGATGAAACCCCTAAGTTCGGTGAATTTAAGTGTCGAGAGTAACGAGGATGAGTCCGATTATTACAATGATGACAACGATGATGAGGGCGAGAGCGTGGGCTCTGCTCCACACGGGAACAACTCTGATGATGATGCGGTGGATGGGCCGGTGATTAGGGGGTTTCAAGAGGATATGTTCCACTTCAGTGCTGGAAATAAGTTGAGTGGTGTTAAGCATAAGTCTACTATTAAAAGAGGGCTGTTGCAAGAGGATCTTCGGGTTGAAGTTCCGAGGGGCGTGAGGAGATTCACGGATGGGGAATGGGGTTCGAGGGGATATGGTCAGAGCAGTGCTGTTTCGGCTGGAAGTTGCCGGTTGAATGATAGAAAGGATACTAACAGTGATTATGTAAGTCACATTTTATTCTTGATTTGGTATAAATCGAAAATGGAGGTAGTTAGCTTGTATGTTCTTGGTTAATGAAGTTTATGAATTTTCAATTTGATGCAGGGTACTCCCATTGGTAGATTGAGTGAAAATGTTGATCTTGGTACTCCTAGTGCACCACCCTTCATGGATATTGGGCATGCTCATGACTCTGAGACCGGAAGCGAGAAAAGCATTGATGGTCAATGCCAAGAACTACAGCAGGGTATTTGCGGTGATAAAGGATTTGCGGAGGAAAGTAACAAATCAGTGAAGACGGAAATGGTCCAAAGGTATGATGAGAGTATGGAAATACATTATGTTAGTTTAGTTGTTGCTAACATAGATGTTGTACATGTTTTGTTATTTGATAATCGTTATTTGTAGGGATGGTGAAAGATTACTTGGGGAAAATGAACATCCTGCTCCTGTCTGGCAGGCGAACTCTGTTAACCACATACCGTACTACTGTGCCAGGTTATACTTCTTGCGAGTTCTTATGctctttattctttctttctattgCTAAAATTAGTTCCTCAAGGTCACAGTAGGTTGTATCATATTGTTATCCTTTGAGActcttggttctgcattttctCCTTCGTTACTAGTGGATTGCCTAGTGCAGGAGATCATCTAATTGTTTTTTGAATTTGTTTCTTTGTCCTAAATGATCAATGTAAATGCAGCCACATGATCAAACTATCCCTAGGTTTATGTTAAAATATGTTTAGTTGAACTAATAACTGCCTGTACGCCAAAACTTTCGATCTTTTTCTGTTTTGGTACTGATTGCATATGTCTCGAAGCACCTGTAAATGTGTTATTGTCTCTTTTTTAGTTAATCCCGCATATTGCGTTACCAATGATTGTGGCCCCGTT
This region includes:
- the LOC121743346 gene encoding geranylgeranyl pyrophosphate synthase, chloroplastic/chromoplastic-like; amino-acid sequence: MSLIWSPIPNTIISSNKLMFNPKTLPRRPPTIAAVLSQDARLASTFDFNRYMEEKAARVERALDASVPLREPRLVHEAMRYSLLAGGKRVRPILCLAACELVGGPEAAAMPSACAVEMVHTMSLIHDDLPCMDNDDLRRGKPTSHKAFGEAVAVLTGDALLSFSFEHVASATPPGVAPDRVVRAIAELGRSIGSEGLVGGQVADISLEGVAGVGLEQLEYIHLHKTAVLLEAAVVMGAIVGGAGDEAVERLRKFARRMGLLFQVVDDILDVTKSSEELGKTAGKDVATDKATYPKLLGLEKSREFAEELKREAYEQIAGFDEAKAAPLLALADYIAYRNN